A genomic region of Mesorhizobium sp. NZP2077 contains the following coding sequences:
- a CDS encoding carbamoyltransferase, with amino-acid sequence MLCLGLSGGLDKVYENRFQVPNSFMHDGAAVLVRDGQVIAAVEEERLNRIKHSNKLPIGSVQYCLSAAGVQLSEIDHVAYYATEAYCNAMLENMLASEPDASIPLDAKLLVQQLLAQEFGTELDPSRISFVSHHQAHAVSAFAMSGFEQSLIFAIDGSGDFLSGLVAVGSGTEISQLATFPESNSLGLFYLEVIRYLGYGLFDEYKVMGLAPYGDPVPYRELFEQFYELSANGEYRVHLDRIGPTLLRSIQVRQKGMPFTQQHKDVSASLQEALERIVFHILRHHREATGMTRLCLAGGVAHNCSVNGKMLYSGLFEDIFVQPASHDAGCALGAALIVSGELGRPAPRARLQEVYWGPDLASDHAVEEELKAWAGHLEFERTEAVADRAAEWMAGGAVIGWVQGRSEFGPRALGNRSILADPRPATNKDRINAMVKKREGYRPFAPSVLEEDAREFFDLPGSACEFPFMNFVVRVRDSKRGLLGAITHVDGTARLQTVSRKASPAYWDVINAFKQRTGIPILLNTSFNNNAEPIVDSVADSIATFLTTELDGLVVGPFLVKKRAATLQDWTALAVSLPPYVSLHKVRAYTAQDRQETVCEIRTDHSSRDYARISHELFDMLTRIEGEAVLADLLDTITLDQAQRETLTGELRRLWEQRRVRMRPSQAARVHQN; translated from the coding sequence ATGCTGTGTCTAGGATTGAGCGGCGGATTAGACAAAGTCTATGAAAACAGATTCCAGGTTCCGAACTCATTCATGCACGATGGCGCTGCGGTACTCGTCCGAGACGGACAGGTCATTGCGGCCGTAGAAGAGGAACGCCTCAATCGGATCAAACACTCCAACAAGCTCCCGATTGGCTCGGTTCAATACTGTCTTTCAGCCGCTGGGGTTCAGCTCAGCGAAATCGATCATGTGGCGTACTACGCTACCGAAGCCTATTGCAACGCCATGCTCGAAAACATGCTTGCTTCCGAGCCTGACGCCTCCATTCCGTTGGATGCCAAACTTTTGGTGCAGCAGCTGTTGGCGCAGGAGTTCGGTACCGAACTCGACCCTTCGCGTATCTCATTCGTAAGTCATCATCAGGCGCACGCCGTGAGCGCTTTTGCAATGTCGGGCTTCGAGCAAAGTCTGATTTTCGCGATCGATGGCTCTGGTGATTTCCTGTCGGGCCTCGTGGCGGTAGGATCTGGTACTGAAATTTCGCAACTCGCGACTTTCCCAGAGAGCAATTCCCTTGGGCTATTTTATCTCGAGGTGATCCGGTATCTCGGCTACGGCTTGTTCGATGAATATAAGGTAATGGGGCTTGCCCCCTACGGCGATCCCGTTCCCTATCGCGAGCTTTTCGAGCAGTTCTATGAACTGTCTGCAAACGGCGAGTATCGGGTCCACCTGGACCGCATCGGTCCGACTTTGCTCCGCAGCATTCAGGTCCGGCAAAAGGGAATGCCATTCACCCAGCAGCATAAAGATGTGAGTGCGTCGTTACAGGAAGCGCTCGAACGCATCGTGTTTCACATTCTTCGGCATCATCGTGAGGCCACCGGGATGACGCGGTTGTGCCTGGCCGGCGGCGTTGCGCACAATTGCTCCGTGAACGGCAAGATGCTCTATTCAGGACTTTTCGAAGACATCTTCGTGCAGCCCGCATCGCATGACGCTGGCTGCGCATTAGGCGCCGCGCTAATCGTGTCTGGTGAGCTGGGCCGCCCCGCGCCGCGTGCGCGACTGCAGGAGGTTTATTGGGGGCCGGATCTCGCGAGCGATCATGCTGTCGAAGAGGAACTAAAGGCATGGGCGGGGCACCTGGAGTTTGAACGCACTGAGGCGGTGGCGGATAGGGCAGCCGAGTGGATGGCCGGTGGCGCCGTGATCGGCTGGGTGCAAGGTCGTTCGGAGTTCGGGCCGCGCGCGCTCGGAAATCGCAGCATTCTTGCCGACCCCAGGCCCGCCACAAACAAGGACCGGATCAACGCCATGGTCAAGAAGCGGGAAGGGTATCGCCCGTTCGCCCCATCAGTGCTGGAGGAGGATGCGCGCGAATTTTTCGACCTCCCAGGCAGTGCGTGCGAATTTCCCTTCATGAATTTCGTGGTTCGTGTGCGCGATTCCAAGCGTGGTTTGCTCGGTGCCATCACGCACGTCGACGGTACGGCTCGGCTGCAAACAGTATCGCGCAAGGCCAGTCCGGCCTACTGGGACGTCATCAACGCCTTCAAGCAGCGCACTGGCATCCCAATTCTGCTCAACACGTCCTTCAACAACAATGCCGAGCCGATCGTGGATTCCGTTGCAGACTCGATTGCCACGTTCCTGACGACAGAGCTGGATGGACTTGTGGTCGGGCCGTTCCTCGTCAAAAAACGGGCCGCAACGCTGCAGGATTGGACTGCGCTCGCGGTTTCATTGCCGCCTTATGTATCCCTGCATAAAGTCCGCGCATACACGGCGCAGGATCGCCAGGAGACCGTCTGCGAAATCCGAACGGATCACTCCAGCCGTGACTATGCGCGTATTTCACATGAGTTGTTCGATATGCTGACGCGGATCGAAGGCGAAGCCGTGCTCGCGGATCTCCTCGATACAATTACGCTGGATCAGGCCCAGCGCGAGACTCTCACAGGAGAACTGCGACGATTGTGGGAGCAGCGCCGCGTTCGCATGCGTCCCTCGCAAGCTGCTCGCGTCCATCAAAACTGA
- a CDS encoding ABC transporter permease, with translation MIEDFAAALPANAWNWVAVWRRNYLAWKKVSLVTILGNLADPMIYLFGLGTGLGIMVGRVDGASYIAFLAAGMVAVSAMTASTMETLYAAFARMHSQRTWEAMLYTHVTLGDIVLGELAWAATKAFLAGTAITIVTATLGYAAWPSILYALPIIALTGCVFASLAMVVTALSPSYDYFVFYQTLVLTPMMFLSGAVFPSDQLPHAFQQIARCMPLAHAIDLIRPVMLDRPIGGIALHVGVLGLYALLPFFLSMALLRRRLMR, from the coding sequence ATGATTGAAGATTTTGCGGCGGCGTTGCCGGCCAATGCGTGGAACTGGGTTGCGGTGTGGCGCCGCAACTATCTGGCATGGAAGAAAGTCTCACTCGTGACGATTCTCGGTAACCTTGCCGATCCTATGATCTATCTTTTCGGCCTAGGCACCGGCCTCGGCATAATGGTCGGCCGCGTCGACGGTGCGTCCTATATTGCCTTTTTGGCGGCCGGCATGGTCGCGGTAAGTGCGATGACCGCCTCTACCATGGAAACATTGTACGCGGCTTTCGCTCGCATGCACTCTCAGCGCACTTGGGAAGCAATGCTGTATACGCACGTTACCCTCGGCGACATCGTTCTGGGTGAACTGGCGTGGGCAGCCACCAAGGCCTTCTTGGCCGGTACGGCAATCACCATTGTCACCGCAACGTTGGGTTATGCAGCCTGGCCGTCCATCCTCTATGCGCTGCCAATCATTGCTCTCACTGGGTGCGTGTTTGCGAGCCTCGCGATGGTCGTCACCGCGCTTTCGCCCAGCTACGATTACTTCGTGTTTTACCAGACGCTTGTCCTCACACCTATGATGTTCCTGTCGGGCGCCGTTTTCCCATCGGATCAGCTGCCTCACGCGTTTCAGCAGATAGCGCGATGCATGCCGCTGGCACATGCGATCGACCTCATTCGTCCGGTTATGCTTGATCGCCCGATTGGCGGCATTGCCCTGCATGTCGGTGTGCTCGGCCTGTACGCGCTGTTGCCATTCTTCCTCTCGATGGCGCTGTTGCGCCGCCGACTCATGCGCTGA
- the nodI gene encoding nodulation factor ABC transporter ATP-binding protein NodI: protein MLKRKLGPEDLRRFETPAIERESHGQTSAKSSVPDSASTVAVDFAGVTKSYGNKIVVDELSFSVASGECFGLLGPNGAGKSTIARMLLGMTCPDAGAITVLGVPVPARARLARRGIGVVPQFDNLDQELTVRENLLVFGRYFGMSTRQSEAVIPSLLEFARLERKANARVSELSGGMKRCLTMARALINDPQLIVMDEPTTGLDPHARHLIWERLRALLARGKTIILTTHFMEEAERLCDRLCVLERGRNITEGRPQALIDEHIGCQVMEIYGGDPHELLSLVKPHSQRIEVSGETLYCYAPDPEQVRTQLHGRAGLRLLLRPANLEDVFLRLTGREMEE, encoded by the coding sequence GTGTTGAAGCGTAAGTTGGGCCCAGAGGATTTGCGGCGATTCGAGACTCCTGCGATCGAACGGGAGTCTCACGGGCAAACAAGCGCGAAAAGCTCCGTGCCTGACTCTGCGTCAACCGTGGCAGTCGATTTTGCCGGCGTAACCAAGTCGTATGGGAACAAGATCGTTGTCGACGAACTGTCGTTCTCCGTTGCGTCGGGAGAGTGTTTCGGCCTCCTCGGACCAAACGGGGCGGGCAAAAGCACGATTGCGCGTATGCTCCTCGGCATGACATGCCCTGACGCGGGCGCGATCACGGTGCTCGGCGTCCCGGTGCCGGCGCGCGCTCGGCTGGCACGCAGGGGCATTGGCGTGGTCCCGCAATTCGACAATCTTGACCAGGAATTGACCGTACGCGAGAACTTGCTGGTGTTCGGACGCTACTTCGGCATGAGCACTCGTCAGAGCGAAGCGGTCATCCCGTCGCTTCTCGAGTTCGCTCGCCTCGAGCGCAAGGCGAATGCGCGCGTCTCGGAACTGTCCGGCGGCATGAAGCGATGCCTGACAATGGCGCGGGCGTTGATCAACGACCCCCAGCTCATTGTGATGGACGAGCCGACCACCGGCCTCGATCCGCACGCGCGCCACCTGATCTGGGAGCGGCTGCGCGCCCTGTTGGCACGTGGCAAGACGATTATCCTGACGACGCATTTCATGGAAGAGGCTGAGCGATTATGCGATCGGCTGTGCGTGCTCGAAAGGGGTCGCAATATCACCGAAGGCCGCCCGCAGGCGCTGATCGACGAGCATATCGGATGCCAGGTCATGGAGATTTACGGCGGCGATCCGCACGAGTTGCTTTCGCTGGTCAAGCCACATTCCCAGCGCATCGAGGTCAGCGGCGAAACCCTTTATTGCTATGCGCCAGACCCTGAGCAGGTGCGCACGCAACTGCACGGGCGAGCAGGTCTACGGCTTCTTTTGCGTCCAGCCAATCTCGAGGATGTTTTCTTGCGGCTGACCGGGCGCGAGATGGAGGAGTGA